The following are encoded together in the Syngnathus typhle isolate RoL2023-S1 ecotype Sweden linkage group LG5, RoL_Styp_1.0, whole genome shotgun sequence genome:
- the npffr2a gene encoding neuropeptide FF receptor 2a — translation MNHQLDNWTFYNSSEEDVLPPRNNVTYVGFYLHHPSTAAIFIVSYLLIFLVCMAGNGVVCFIVLRSRNMRTVTNLFILNLAVSDLLVGIFCMPTTLLDNIITGWPFGSMVCKMSGMVQGISVSASVFTLVAIAVDRFRCIVYPFKQKLTVSTATLIIVIIWVLAISIMCPSGVMLQVTQEQSVQVLLGYDNKTTPFYWCRENWPKQEMRKVYTTVLFANIYLAPLSLIVVMYARIGITLFKTAMPTGGKPGHDNRHSVSKKKQRVIKMLLIVALLFILSWLPLWTLMMLSDYARLTEQQYRIVNIYIYPFAHWLAFFNSSVNPIIYGFFNENFRRGFQVVFKFSLCAADGQRKKTYSHRLQPNSVLPANNAQTSVEPISLNSLDKSSSRRVPQVAEQDLVLEDLEKGSCSSGGVTAVSI, via the exons ATGAACCATCAACTGGACAACTGGACGTTTTACAACAGCTCGGAGGAAGACGTCCTTCCTCCCAGAAACAACGTGACCTACGTGGGCTTTTACCTGCACCACCCGTCCACGGCGGCCATCTTCATCGTGTCCTACCTGCTCATCTTCCTGGTGTGCATGGCCGGCAACGGCGTGGTGTGTTTCATCGTGCTGCGTAGCCGCAACATGCGCACCGTCACCAACTTGTTCATCCTCAACCTCGCTGTGAGTGACCTCTTGGTGGGCATTTTCTGCATGCCAACAACGCTGCTGGATAACATTATTACAG GGTGGCCCTTTGGAAGCATGGTGTGCAAAATGAGCGGCATGGTGCAGGGCATCTCCGTGTCGGCGTCCGTCTTCACTTTGGTGGCCATCGCCGTGGACAG ATTCCGATGCATCGTCTACCCATTCAAACAAAAGCTGACCGTCTCCACCGCCACCCTAATCATCGTCATTATCTGGGTCCTGGCCATATCCATTATGTGCCCGTCGGGCGTGATGCTGCAGGTGACGCAGGAGCAAAGCGTCCAGGTGCTGCTGGGCTACGACAACAAAACGACTCCTTTTTACTGGTGCAGGGAGAACTGGCCCAAACAGGAGATGCGCAAGGTTTACACCACCGTCTTGTTCGCTAACATCTACCTGGCTCCGCTGTCCCTCATCGTCGTGATGTACGCTCGCATCGGCATCACGCTCTTCAAGACCGCCATGCCTACCGGCGGCAAGCCCGGTCACGACAACCGCCACAGCGTCTCCAAGAAGAAGCAGCGTGTGATCAAGATGCTGCTGATCGTCGCCTTGCTCTTCATCCTGTCCTGGCTGCCCCTGTGGACCCTCATGATGCTGAGCGACTACGCCCGGCTCACCGAGCAACAGTACCGCATCGTCAACATCTACATCTACCCCTTCGCCCACTGGCTGGCCTTTTTCAACAGCAGCGTCAACCCCATCATCTACGGATTCTTCAACGAGAACTTCCGCCGGGGTTTCCAGGTGGTGTTCAAGTTCAGCCTGTGCGCGGCTGACGGACAGCGGAAGAAAACGTACTCGCACCGGTTGCAGCCCAACTCGGTGCTGCCGGCCAATAACGCGCAGACTTCCGTTGAGCCCATCTCGCTGAACAGCCTGGACAAAAGCAGCTCTAGGCGGGTGCCTCAGGTTGCGGAGCAGGACTTGGTCCTGGAGGACTTGGAGAAGGGCTCCTGCAGTAGCGGCGGCGTAACAGCCGTGTCAATTTGA